The DNA sequence AAATTGTTATGTAAAATTGTGTGTGGTACCTATTAccatattttcttttcgtCCAGTAAATCAAGGAATTAACTAATAAGGCAAGTACACCGAAAAATCAATGTATAAACTTTTATatctgaaaaaaaaatttctagGAAAAGATTATACTTTTACTCTATGAGGTTTTGCCTTGACAAAtggtttttttatttatttggtATTCTTCACTTTTGCTGTAAGTTATTTGTCAGCACACATTTAACAAATCATAAACtcatttattatcaaaataaactaTACTTGTTAAtctaaatataaatataaatataaataaatcaaaaatccCATACAACATCTACTCTTTATGTTCAACCTCGGGTTTTTCCAAGGTCTTTTGAGTAATATTACCTTCTTCAAGATCAGAATCACCTCTATCTTCTCTTTCACTATCGTACGCACTATATTCATCATCTCTTTCAACACCCAACTCAGCACCTCTATTTTCTGGACCAATAAACACAACAAACATCAAGTAAGCCAAAACAGCACCAATAAAGATGGCCATGGTTTTACCATAATCGTGAATCTGTTCTTCGATTGTGGCTTCAATGGTGGAAGATGCAGAACTAACTAAATTACCCAATTGATACAGCACACCACTGACAAATGAACGGAACTGTGGAGGAGACAATTCTGATAAATGAATTGGCACCACTGACCAAGAACCTTGAATACCAAATTGCATGAAAAAAGCAGTGATCCACATTGGATGAAATGCCCAAAAGTATATCATAATACCAGCTATGATATTACCAATCAAAATTGCTGTTCTTCTACCAATAAACGTTGATAAATGGGATATGACAATACCACCAGCTAATGCACCTAAATTGGCACATACATTAACCACAGTTGATTTATCTTTACcataatgatattgttgagTTAACATTGTTGGATATAAATCTTGAGACCCatgagaagaaaaattgaaccCAGCCATTAAAAAGatcaaataaacaataatcaaccaatattgatttaaagCTTTCTTAGCTTGTGATTTGAACTCAGCAGTTTtagaatttttttgtaaagcACCTTGATCGAATCTTTCCTTTTGACGTTGATAAGAATCGGTTTCTGGGTTAATAAATCtccaaataatgaaaatgattggTGGACCTGCACTAAACCAAAATACTGATCTCCAAGTCTTTTCTGTAGTGTCAGCAATAGCTCTTTGGAAAATAACTGCCAACAAATAACCAAATGCATAACCTTCTTGAAAAATACCAGACAATACCCCTCTTGCCTTTTTAGGAGCATCACCTAATGCTTCAGCTGCACAAATACCAAATAATCCACCCATGGCAACTCCAAATAATGCTCTCAAACctaaaaattgattaaaagtTGTGACAAATCCAGTACCAATTTGAATCACCATTAAAcatgataaattaataatataagGCCATTTTCTACCATAAGTATCACCAATAGCCCCAAATATTAATGCCCCCACAGTTCTCAACATCAACACTAATGTGATCCCCCATGAGACATCTTTAACTGTAGAATCCAAGTCTTTAGCAATATTAGATACATTTAATGaagtaataaaaaaatctaATGCATCCCAAGTCCATGCCCAAAAtcctaaaaagaaaaaattccATTGATgtaaatttaattcaacTAATGGTTCAAATGGATTAAGAACTTCATGCCAGGaatattgtttcaattcatcCCATCCAACCCATAATGAAGTAACTCTTGTAATTGCATATTTTCGAATAGCTGGCCAAGTAAATTTGGGAGGACGGATAATGTGTCTATTGTGTTCTTGAACATCAACACTGGTAATAGAATGAGTATCAGCTGCAGTCATAATATTTTATGGatgtatgtatatatatatatatgtatatgtatatgtgtgtgtgatTTATAATGTAATGTGATATATTggattattaataatgataaataagTGAAACTGAATAAGTACTATTATTGAAAcgtatttatatatatatctgtAAGAATATATGAGAGTAAAACCAAAAGATATTGGAATAAAgcaaaaaaggaaaaaacaaaccaaaaaaaaaataaacataaTTCTACAGAATCTAGACTTTTGATCATGTATTTATATAGACAGAATATAAAAaccaaattaaaaaaaaaaaaaaaacgctCTCTTTGTTAAAAATTCTAAAGTAAAATTGgctttatcaataaatttacaTGCAAATGATATATTGCAAATTTGcaattactactactacaaaaaaaaagagaggACAATACCAGTCAAGTAAGTAAACGTAACACTAAAATAATTCACCCTCCGGTGTGTATAAGCGCGGAATAAAATTCTACCGCTTTTAGTACCAACATCCTGTACATTAATCATGTCTGTAAACTGCCCACTAATAAAGTCTATTTATTCAAACCTACATGaacttaaaaaaaaaagactaGAGTCAACATTACATTTGGttgaaaaacaatcaaatttaacaCAAAGTTACACAACAGTGCGATTGGGTTTGGGGGATGAGAatgaggaggaggaggaaaaGTACACAAAAGTTATAAAATGTCGATTTTGCTACtcctttattttttttttcatcatccCCCCCCCCAAATAATTTGGGACTTttttaaaactaaaacGTTTTAGTAATGTTGTCTTAAATTGTTGAGTAAAAAATGGCAAACGATAACGGAAAGGATAATGGAGGGGATAAGGAGGGGGGGGGCTCAAATTCAAGTTATAGACCAACAGTAAGCTAATCAAGGATATATATTGACAAATATTTGTGTCTGTATCTTCTTTTGTCTGTcttgttttatttataaCAAACTTTAAatacaatttcaatttctgaAAATAGGATATTACATCTTTCAACCAAAGtatatattaattgaaaaaaccTTACAAGTTTACGATGGAGTTGTATGAACGTCAATtgttagaaaaaaaaaaaaaaaaaaaaaaaaaaaagaaattttctTTCGTGTCTTTGTTCTCCCATCCGGAAATGGTGGGGTAAAAAAGTGGGGCGAACGgaagtaaaaaaatttttttttttttttgttttttttcttggatGGCATTGATATCCCGAATTTAGAGCAAACTTTATATGGAGAAATCCTTTAAgaccaagaaaaaataatataaacgATGTTTTTCCACGGAATTGGGTATTTAGATTCCTCTTATcgtatttttttaaaaaaaaaatacctCAGATACAAATATTCTTGGGGTAGGTAGGTAGGTAGTTAGTAGATACAAGTAACTAGACTTTTTCCTGTCCTGTCCTGTCCTGTCCTGTCCTGTCAAAGTTTATTTGGAAAAGCTATTTTCTTAATTTTAAACTCTTCGTGTAGAGACCACTACCATTagattttaatattttaataagAACTTAGAGGATCAATATTTTTAGTGAGACTAGTAGATCTTCTCTTCTCTTCTCTTCTCTTCACTgtaatattaatttcattgttgAAATCCAATTGAACATGCATAATGGGTATATTATCTACTACCCCACacaaatgaatgaaaacaataatgtatgaataaattaagtctactgctactactactagtacTACTAGCCTCCTCCATTCAATGTACATCATCTAATTTCACACAAATGAATgtaatcattatcattggTGACCCGGAGTTACAAAACTGAATTTAGCAACTTCTATTCATACGTAATAAAAAGTGGATAATGGGTTCCCCCTCCCCCAAAAGAACAGCAATTAGAAATTGTTCATCTTAGATTTTATCACACAATGCAAATAAATAGcaaacaaataacaaaCCTTGAAATAAAACCATTAGATTTATCTCACGGAACAAAGGAAAACAGAGAAAAGCATGTTACACACACCAATCATTTGTAGAAAAGAACaaagaacaacaacgacGTTTTCAAACGTCAGCTTAAAAAACAGagtcaaacaaaaaaaaaaaaaaaagaaaagcaaaaatTAATCTGACCActttttagtttagtttagttttgtcttattttattttattttgtggTTTCGATTCTCTTATTGTTTTCATCATTCCCATTAGTTTCATTGCTTCGGAGTTTTGGAAATATGGAACTAGTTATTAGTTACTTAGTTAATATTCACTAAACCTTACACAAACCCAATTGTCGTGTATGGAAGTTTTACATGTCTAATAATATAGTAGTAAGTAAGCAAGCTAATTAATCGTTCTGTAACGATCCATTGGAtgaaatattgttgttatctTGTACAGTTATGaactacaaaaaaaaaggtatCAGTAACTTATCTACGGcgtttttcttttgggttttgttttgtattgttttgGTTGTCCAAAAAGGGCTTAGTAGTAGTTATAGGAAATGAGATTTGGACCTTAAAGGTGGGGATAAGAAATAAGCCGTGTTATTCATTTCCATCATTGTTAGTATCTccataaaattttttttttttttttttgaatggAATAGAACTATAAATCCTATTTAAAACATAAAAACACCTATTCATTCTAGCAGATATagtttcaacaaaatccaATTTCGTACACAAAGTCAATGGTTATGATTACAATGATAGTAgcagtggtggtggtggatgtggtggtggtggctGATTAAAGATCTGCAATAATTAACGAAACTAATCAGGTTTTCTGGGGTAAGACATATATATGGGGAAAGGGAGGAGTGGGGATATACGGTTTGGAACTATAACATTTTATCTCCAATGAAAACTAATCCTAATTCATCCGTATTTCATAGTTGATttccaattgaattttactcaacaatttatcgtaattgggaaaaaaaaaaaaataaaaaaaaaaaaaaaaaaaaaaacaagataAAGCTTggttttttctatttttcaacatttaGGTAGTACTCAAGTATgtgttcttctttttcttcttctttttcttcttcttcttcttcccaGCTATATAATTCAAAACTTAAATATTTACTCCACTAATCTTCtctgatattattatttctcTTTTTGTATTGACTGTGCATTTCTTTACATCAAATATTgggagggggggggaagggacatttgaaaatcactcgatttttttttttttgcaatccCCCCCaccctcctcctcctcctcctgcaaaataataacaaaagaatgatgaaatattcaattatcCTAGAAaagtctttttttttggtttagaTACTTTCAAAGTTTGAATTAATATGTAATAGTATGggaatatttattaataagCTTTTAGGAGtatttaaatcatcatcaaataatcaacaacaacaacaacaacaacaacaacaacaacagcaacagaGTTTAGTAGAAACCAACAACGCTAAGATCATTCATAAATGTCCGAAAATAACTTTAGGTACTacaaatgataatgataataataataataacaataacaatcaagatacaaattcaattactCATATGAATGAAAGTCAACTCCAACTGGTTGAATTGTGGCAATTTCCTCAATATCAACCCGTATCAGATCATTCATATAAGAGAAGTAGTGACAATAGAAGAAGATCatcaaatgattcaatGATGACAATGAGTACTATCAtatcaagaagaagatcaattgaattggtGGCtcaagaattggaaattgaaaatataaaaaattcCCTACCTGAAGGGTTTAaagttgattgatttattaagaGGGAGGGTAAGAAAGCAGAGAAAggatatttatattataaacgactattatataaataaatatattgttCACAAAACtaacaaagaaaaggaaaaacaTAGTAAAGTTGGTTTATATAAATGtacaaaattcaaatcaataattgcaAAACAATGATGGTATTACCAACatataatatcaaataGAAACACATATAAATATTCACACACaccacacacacacacacacacatatacTTTGgcaaatattcaaaaatttgtagaagttttttttttttgttttttttttaccctCTTCTTTGTCTATATCTtaatattcttttaaataaatcatcaacatctaAATCAAGTTCAGCAAtaaattcttgtaaaattgatttatctcGAATATATTTATCACAATCATTAGCAATAACATAAATATCAACATTACATTCTTTACTCAttctttcaacaaattcaaccaccaattttctttctaaaaaagtattatgatcaattgaatctCTAATCCAATTTTCCCCCCATTTTTCTAATCTACTAGATATACTTGGTTCAATTTTATACCATTCTTCTAAAATATCATAAACAgtataaattttattatttaaatcaatgattggtataccattattattcatttgtggaggtggaggtggtggtggtgatggtccatttaattgtaattcaaattcatctaatgaaaaattaatagTATCagataattttgaaacaaatgCTGGATCTATTGATATATCACGATTTAATGATTCTTGAATATCTTTTCtcattttggaaaatgaTTTACGAATGgcttcaatattttttttcgtcACTTTTTTAGTATAAATTGGAGTATTAccatttgatttgttattattagaagttgttgatgaagaaaccaatgaattttttggtggtggtggtggtagcaGTGCATGttgtgatgatgatttttgaGATTTTTGAGATTTTTgagattgttgttgttgttgttgttgttgttgttgttgttggggCAGTGGTGGTACATATCGTGATTGcatatttatcatttttaatgCATTACTATCTGACAGACTAGTATCACCCACATCTGTGCCTGAAGTTGACAGTTGAAGATTTAATTTCAGTTTAAGACTTTTTCTACCTCTCTTGTTTGAGGAATTTCGGGTTAATGGTGTCAAATTCTCCTTTTGTTGCAACTGCGGCGGTGACAGCAACTGTGACTGCTCTAACacatttttgtttgatgaGTTAATTGTAGAAGTTTTCTGTCTTGAATCTAAATTCTCAATCAGTGGTAACACAGGTCCTGAGCCTGATCCTGGGCCTGATCCTGGTATTGGCACTTGTACTGGTACTGGTATTGGTCCTGATACTGGTCCTGGTACTGGTATTGGTCCTGATACTGGTCCTGATACTGGTACTGCATTTGACTGATTGAAAGGGCTAATTTTTCCTTCTGATGAACCATTAGcaggaggaggaggaggtgGAGGAGGAGGATCTTGTCCCATTTCTTTATATACCAAATATTCTAAAGCCAAATGTCGATTTGGTATATCTTTATTAGGTAAATGATAAactaaaaaatttatttcttgtaattttgaaaaagctGGATCCATTTTTCTTAATCTAATAACTGGTTTATTTGATGAACTCATTATAAATTGTTCTTGATAAAATTCTTTCATTAATTCTCCtgtaacaaaaaaattattcaatttttttttacaacaaaATCTTATATAATGTTTAAAAGTAGTTATATAACGTTTTCTAGTTTCAAATCCAAGATTTAAAAGTCTTGATCTTGCTTCTGAATTAGTTAAtacttcatcatcaaattttttaaacatTTTAATAACTTCTTCAGTATCTTGAGAcataattcttttattaattttgatattatCTCGATCAACTCTATATCttcttttggtttttttatCACCATTTTCTGTTCCTGATCCATCGTCTAACATTAATGGAATATCTCGCAGATCAATCTTTTGTGATATAATTGAAGTTATGGGAATACGACCATTGCTATTTCCAGATGATGGTCCTCTTCTTGttgatcttgttgttgatggaGTAGATGCCTTTGTGGTTGTAGATGTAGATGTAGATGTAGATGTAGTTGtggtattgttttttttggaagaaGTTCTCTGAATATTGTTGGTCATAGGAGCTGTCCAATTAGTAGATAATGGATTTGCCGCAGACATATATTGCATTGATGCTGATGAAGTACTGGAAATTGCTGGAGTAGGGAGAACTGGTCGTTGAGGAggagtagtagtagtagtagtagtagtagtagtagtaggCAACAGCACTGTAGTTGGGATTGATTGTGGATGTGGATGTGCTGTAGGTAACGTGGCATTAGAATTTGAGTGATTTTGTAAAAGGGGTGGGTGTAGTGGTGCATCGTCAGtcaataaatgatttattttatgtTTGTTTGGAATGATATTGGTTGTAGATGTTAACACATTATTTGTTGTAGTTTGTGTTTTAGATGGACTGACTAAATTATGTTGTAGAGATGTCCTTTTTATGACGGTTGGAGATGAATTATCAggattctttctttttcgaCCCCTTCtctcaatttttttaacaGGATCAAACGATGACGATGAcgaggaggaggaggatgACGAGgaggatgatgatgacgaagaagaagatgcCGAGGAATCTGAAGCTGTTGAATTAGTAATATTAGAATTTTTCCTCTTTCGACCTCTAgtctctttcttctttgttggtgttggtgatggtggtaTTGGCTTTACCATCATTGGGGATATTTCTTGAAtcccttcttcttcttcttgttcttcttgttcttgttcttgttcttcttgttcttcacTTTCTTGAGATGCTCGTGCAATTGCCGCTCGTTGTTCTTCAATAGGGATAACTTCTTGTAATTCTTTCCCATTATCACTTAATTCCACATCTATGAATTTTCCAGATGATCTTCTAGTGGCTACCATAGTCAATATTTCATAAATGTATAGGTATTCGATtagacaaagaaaaaaaaaaaaaaaaaaaaaaaaaaaaagaatttagTAAGGGGTGGTGGTAGGTGTAGGGGTAGAAGGGGGGaggaaacaaaaaaaaaagtaaagtaaagtaaagtaaagtaaaacaccaaaaaccaaaatagTGTTAAGTATGAAAGAATTagggtaaaaaaaaagaaaaagggggggggggttgGGAGTTTATTgaatgatgattatttcAAGTTGATAATGTTTTGTTTGAAGGAAGGGAtgtaaaatgaaaaatgaaaaatgaaaaaatgaaaaagaaaggggGAAGGGggggaggaggaggagggggggggaggtAGTGAGTGAAAGAGTGAAAGAgtgaaagagaaagaaaatggtaagatataaatttaaaacagagagagagagagagggAAAAAATTTAACCTTgcatatttatatatttatatatattatattatatatttatataatgtATATAATGTATATAATGTATTTAAAGGGAGCACAGAATTaacaaaatacaaaaaaaaaacaacaacaacaacaactcatAAAACCTACCACGACATTTTCactttatatatatatatatctatatatatatcttttATAAACACCatactattattatagttcaaattcaagttttgtaattaaataaatgatatcCAAAGTAAACGgcccttttcttttttgagttgttgtttaagTTTTCCTTTCCAATTGAGGTGAAAGTATTGATATAAAGGGAATATATGGTGGGGAGGGTTGGGGGGttatttaaacaaaatagTGGGTTGTGAAAAGTTGTGATGTGTATTTTATATTGTTAATTGAGAGTGAAACTAGAAACTAATCTGTttaagaagaaaaagatgaaaGTTCTAGTTGtagtaagtaagtaagtaagttagtaagtaagtaataatgatgggaacaaaaaaaatttgaaccTGAAATTAAAGTTTGGAATATctatatttgttgttgtttttgttgttgctgttgttgttatcaTGACAACAACAGGAAGAACAATTTATTGGTGGTATTATTTGTTCGATTAACACATATGAAAGTTTTGATGGGTTTTCAAAGGCtatttaatatatttaataatttatctatATATTAATTGTAGTCAGTATATAGTGTAATGTTTAGCtgttatttattgattcattCATTTCCAAGACCCAGACCCTTTAGAAAGATATAATCTCcaaaacaatattattacagaataaattttcttattttcCCATTGACAAATAAAATACAGATTTATAAGTTAGAAATATCaagatttataaattaattgatacctaaaaaaaaataaaaaaaaaaaaaaactacaaAGGGAATGATTCAAAGAAACTTGACGATATAGGTGGCTGTTTATAGACCCTCAAAACTGGATATTTGGTGGAACCCATTCATGTTGGTTATAATCctccaacaacaataacaaaaaaattaatggaTGATGGATGATTAACTaacaataaagaataattgttttccaaaaaaagCTTTCTCTTTTATACTGGTTAagacatatatatatatatatatatatatataaaaatttgaatataagAATCTTATTTGTGTGTTTTTGGTGATACTAAATTACATCTcttctttatcttttttttttttaagggGGTGAAAGGGAGTTGAGAAAAATGTCGCAGgctttttaattttttttttgtttttttgaatGTCGGCCATTGTTTTTGACATGTTTTATGTTTGtgtaatttaaatttaaattttaaattttaaattttaaattttaaGGACGCAAATGATGATTGAGATGGGAAGGGTAGAGAGAGGGTAAAGGTTTTTGTCTTGAAATGGGTTTTGTCTATTTTAGGGGAGAAATCTTACTAtaattgtttgttgaatgaatagtactactactactactactattactactacttactgaataaatgatattttaTATCTTGATATTctgaaattttaaaatgCAAAAGGAGTTTTGTTACTTTCATATGTATAATACAATACTATGCattatattaaatttattttctccTTCATGCATCTCACATAATTCTGAGGTTGCAGTtgattatcatcatcatcatcatcatcatcatcatcatactCTGatccccccccccctccccaCTCCCCCCCACTCCCCCCCCCACTCCTTCCGTACTTCATGCATGTCATGATGTGACATTTATGTAATTAACTAAATAGTACATGAGAATGTTAATTAGaataaagatgatgaaattgggAGCACCTATATTctccaaatcaaatcaaatcaaaaaaagaaccCAATGTTAATAAGAATACTGAACTagctttgtttttttttttgttttttgcttttttttttttgttttttttcttgttttgaaTGAATTCTTCAAATCCATCGTCAAACTTGTATttacaatttatttatttattaaccaatgtattattattattattattattattattgctttgaaatgaataatataatataaatagaTGACACATAAATGTCAAGCATTCTGATTAGAAACTTGAAAACTTTCCAATCCTCCTccttcccccccccccctcctAGCCCCCGCTAGCCccccaaagaaaaaaaaaacaattattcCTCAAATAACTTTTTCTATACAGCTAGTTAGctagttagttagttacTAAaccataataataataataattcatttttcaagaattttcaagaattaaattatttcttgAAATATGTCGTAGTATgagttatatatatatatatacttcTTAAAATTACCTTTACTTTAATTTGCTTATACAAGGATATTCTCATATGGTTGGTTAATTGGCAAGAACCACTTATAGGACTAGTTATAGTTGAATCATCATTCtagttttatttgaaaattgtaGCTGCAAATGGAAAGGACGATGAGAGAGTGGATGGATGGAAGAGTACCTGGTGAAATTTCTAAATACCcttcctttcttttcttttcatttcatttcttttcttttcttttcttttcctttcctttctgGTCCAGGTCTAGGTCTAGGTCTAGTCAAtctttcacttttttttttttttttttggttttggttttttgcATAAATTCCTGGTGGAATGTGTGTACGATGCCGcccaataaatttatttacaTCCACccatccatccatccatccactactactactactactactactactactactactattgaTAAGTGATAAGTTTctcctcctcttcttccttatagatattttaaattgattataatagGATTTAATTTAcattttttatcaattgccTTACacaaaacaagaaacaagaaCCATTAATCTTGGCTTATTATATagtatttgaaattatatCAACACTACAAATTTTCGTTAAGAACCCACCCCCCAACATACCCCCCTCGAGCTACCAGTTgtaaattgatattaattcaatatttaatgGGTTATGATAATTTGTAGAAGTTTCTTTCTATTCTTTCTTTGcatttttctcttcttgGAGGGGAAGGCTACAAAccataaattaaattttaaGAGTTTACTACCAGGTAATaggtatatatatatatatatatatatatatatctttgTTTAAGGAAACTTGAACTTGAACTGATCTCATGTCATGTCATGTCATATTCCACAAAtatgtttcttttttgtgtGTTTACGTGGgaaatgatttgaaacaGCCGTTGACACATTCACATTCACATTTgtcccccccccccctgCCCTCCTCCCACTTCTTCAATAAGATTGTATATTGACTCCTCCTCAGATACTTGTCAATTCTAGATTTGCTCTTAAATCTTAAACTCTCCTCTCCTCCTGTTTATcgtttattgtttattgtttttttttatttatttatttattttttgggGCCAAATCTAAACAATGCCTATATATTTGTGATTTTATACCATTAATTCAAGAGATTAAAATAATAGAATTACTCTATATCTTGATCTAACTATTActaatttaaatatatcaataataataataataataataataataataataaaattataccttattttgtttcttttaaCTAATCatgaatatttatatatatatatatatatagatagatagatagataatacaatttataaatattaatacTTCTTAgttattcatttattaatttgtttatttatttatttattaattaatttaatttagcTTTTTCTCGTAATAATTTCACTTCATCATTAGATTTTTGTGTACCTTTAACCGTTATCATATttcttaataatttattttccatttctaaattatttaattgattttctaaatttataattaaattttctaaattttgaattttattttccatttgtttttctttcaatttttttttaaatcgAAATCTAGCACTTGCAGCAGTATTTCTTCGTTTTTTATCTAATTCTGATGAAAATCcttgaatttgattattcccactactactactaccaccaccactaccaccaccagtgGTTATAGATGATGGTGATACActagatgatgatggaaTAGGATCTAAGAATGACATTGTTGTATTGCTCAGTTGCAGTGATACCAGTGATCGATGTAAATGGTGGttaccattaccattaccattaccattagtagtagtagtagtaataatagGAGCAATTGTagtgttattattattattattattatttcgAAGAGGTAATTCAGTTGGTGATACTGATAATGGtgtagttgtagttgtggttgtggttgtagCATTTGGTGATTTCccagaagaaaaagaaactgaAGCTAAAGCTGAAGGTATTGGATTACCTAAACTAGCTTGATGTTGA is a window from the Candida dubliniensis CD36 chromosome 4, complete sequence genome containing:
- a CDS encoding carboxylic acid transporter protein, putative (Similar to S. cerevisiae JEN1;~In S. cerevisiae: lactate transporter, required for uptake of lactate and pyruvate), with the protein product MTAADTHSITSVDVQEHNRHIIRPPKFTWPAIRKYAITRVTSLWVGWDELKQYSWHEVLNPFEPLVELNLHQWNFFFLGFWAWTWDALDFFITSLNVSNIAKDLDSTVKDVSWGITLVLMLRTVGALIFGAIGDTYGRKWPYIINLSCLMVIQIGTGFVTTFNQFLGLRALFGVAMGGLFGICAAEALGDAPKKARGVLSGIFQEGYAFGYLLAVIFQRAIADTTEKTWRSVFWFSAGPPIIFIIWRFINPETDSYQRQKERFDQGALQKNSKTAEFKSQAKKALNQYWLIIVYLIFLMAGFNFSSHGSQDLYPTMLTQQYHYGKDKSTVVNVCANLGALAGGIVISHLSTFIGRRTAILIGNIIAGIMIYFWAFHPMWITAFFMQFGIQGSWSVVPIHLSELSPPQFRSFVSGVSYQLGNLVSSASSTIEATIEEQIHDYGKTMAIFIGAVLAYLMFVVFIGPENRGAELGVERDDEYSAYDSEREDRGDSDLEEGNITQKTLEKPEVEHKE
- a CDS encoding bZIP transcription factor, putative (Similar to S. cerevisiae MET4), coding for MSDEPTSAALLEQLVYIDNYINGNASTATDSSTATPNLDMDGQLSLDLAAFADDSFIFPDEDKKHNHDNNNNDSNWNIQEFDHHEVGHSHSLSHSHHHQHQNHHQSHHVEDLNNNNILRQQEFQSHLPSLSHQPHHLSSSLLASQSHGHTNLSLTTHQPIEELNFINPSSSFTNLTDLPKFPVPPGAKSSLIDAGLSQNQIDLLSALVAQHQASLGNPIPSALASVSFSSGKSPNATTTTTTTTTPLSVSPTELPLRNNNNNNNNTTIAPIITTTTTNGNGNGNGNHHLHRSSVSSQSSNTTMSFLDPIPSSSSVSPSSITTGGGSGGGSSSSGNNQIQGFSSELDKKRRNTAASARFRFKKKLKEKQMENKIQNLENLIINLENQLNNLEMENKLLRNMITVKGTQKSNDEVKLLREKAKLN